AGCGTTTGCCAGCCTGCACCATCAAGGTGACTTCCACCATCCCGATCGCTGGGGGGATGGGTTCGGGAGCAGCAGTGTCGGTAGCCATCCTGCGGGCTTTTTCAGCTTCCCTCGGTCACCCGTTGACCGATGAGCAGGTATCGGATATCGCCTACCAGGTGGAAGTGATCCATCACGGTACCCCGTCAGGCATCGATAACACGGTTATCACCTATGCCCGGCCGGTGTATTATATTAAAGACAAACCAATTGAGCTCCTGCAGGTGAAACAACCCTTCATCCTGGTCATCGGTGATACGGGAATCCACAGCCCGACCGCCAGAGCCGTAGGTGACCTGCGAGATGCATGGGAGAAAGATCGCTCATTCTATGAAAGTTTGTTCGACAATATCGGGGAAATCGCCTCCACAGCCAGCGCGGCTATCAGAGCCGGCAAAGTTGACGCCCTGGGATCATTAATGAACCATAACCACAGCCTGCTGCAGGAACTGGGAATATCATCTCCAGCACTAGATAGCCTGGTGGAAGCTGCCAGGTCAGCGGGTGCGCAGGGAGCCAAGCTCTCCGGCGCTGGGCGGGGCGGCAGCATGATCGCCATGGTCACCTCAGAGACGTCCAGCCAAGTGGCAGAGTCACTGCTAGCTGCCGGGGCCGTTCGCACGATCACCACCGAGGTACCCACAACATGAGCCCCCGGCTGGTTTTCCTCAAGTTAGGTGGCTCGTTGATCACCGTCAAAGCCCAACCCCACACCCCGCGCATGGATGTGCTGGCTCGCCTGGCAGGGGAGATCGCCGAAGCACGATCGCAGGACCAAGGTTTACAAATCATCCTGGGGCACGGCTCGGGCTCATTTGGGCATGTACCCGCCAGCAAATATCACACCCGCCAGGGAATACATTCAACAGAAGAGTGGCTGGGTTTCGCAGAAGTCTGGCAAGAAGCGTCTGAATTGAATCGCCTGGTGATGCAATCCCTCGAACAGGCCGGCCTACCGGTGATGGTATTCTCGCCTTCCGCCACGGTGATCTCCAGGGATGGCAAAGTGGCAATCTGGAACCTGATCCCGCTGCGTAGCTCGCTTGAGGAAGGGCAGCTCCCGGTGGTCTACGGAGATGTAGTCTTCGACCTTATGCGTGGCGGGACGATTCTATCCACCGAAGACCTGTTCTCCTATCTCGTGCCCATATTCAGACCGGTGCTTTTGCTCGAGGCGGGCATTGAACCCGGCGTGTGGCAGGATTATCCCACGAACACCAGGCTGCTGAGGGAGATTACACCCCAAAGTTTTCCTATCATCCAGGCTAGCGTTAAAGGCTCAGCCACTACGGACGTGACCGGCGGTATGCTTGACAAGGTTCACCAGGTTTTAACCATGGTGGAGCGTGTGCCAGGGCTAAACGCTTCCATCTTTTCGGCTGAGCCCCCCGGCAGCCTGCTGCGTGCGCTGTTGGGCGAAAATATGGGCACCCTGCTCCACGGCTAAGAGCCGGTGTGAGCTCCATAATATCCGGGGTTATAATATGGTTCGGATAAAACAAGTCTGAAAAGGCGAAAACAGGGCGAAAATATGTATTTTACGCGTAAAGAGCTTGAAAAAATTGAGGACCTGAGCCTGGCACCCTATGGCATCCGTAGCAAGGATTCGAAGGGGCGCTGCTACCCGGAGGAGGAGCCAGAATATCGCACTGCTTTCCAGCGCGATCGCGACCGCATCCTGCACACCACCGCCTTCCGTCGGCTGGAATACAAGACCCAGGTATTTATTAATTATGAGGGTGACTATTACCGCACGCGGCTGACCCACACCCTGGAAGTCTCGCAGATCGGGAGGACGATCGCCCGTGCCTTGGGCGCCAACCCCGAGCTGACCGAAGCGATCTGCCTGGCACACGACCTGGGACACCCGCCCTTTGGACACAACGGTGAGGCCACCCTGGCACGCCTGATGAAGGACCATGGCGGGTTTGATCACAACCGTCAGTCATTGCGCATCGTCGCCAAACTCGAGCAGCGCTACCAAGACTTCCCCGGCCTCAATCTCACCTGGGAGGTACGAGAGGGGATCGTCAAGCACGAGTCGGAATACGATATCGCTGATGCACGCGAATACGATGCCGACCTGCGCGGCCATCTGGAAGCACAGATCACCAATATCGCCGACGAGCTATCCTATACCGCCCACGACCTGGACGATGGACTGCGCTCAGGGATGATCAGCACTCACATGCTGGAAGGCATCACTTTGTGGGAGATCCTGGTGGAGAGCGTTGGCTGGAGAGGTCAGGTGCTGGACGATCTGGCGCGCCATCGCATGATCCGCAACCTGATCGATATGGAAGTGAGCGACATGATCCAGGCGACCAACAGCCAGCTGCGCGAAAGCGGGGTACGTTCGGTGATCGATCTGCAGAGTCTGTCTTATAACGTGGTGACCTTTAGCGAGGAGATGCACCAGCGCAACCGCCAGCTGAAGGACTTCCTGTACAGCAATCTCTACCGCCACCACCGCGTGGTGCGTATGGCGGTAAAGGCTGA
This is a stretch of genomic DNA from Anaerolineales bacterium. It encodes these proteins:
- the mvk gene encoding mevalonate kinase, encoding MPAFSASAPGKVILFGEHAVVYGQPAIAVPVLQVRAKAIVNMDPRAPSGSVRLQAPDIGLEANLSDLPESHPLAAVIHKAAEVIQVKRLPACTIKVTSTIPIAGGMGSGAAVSVAILRAFSASLGHPLTDEQVSDIAYQVEVIHHGTPSGIDNTVITYARPVYYIKDKPIELLQVKQPFILVIGDTGIHSPTARAVGDLRDAWEKDRSFYESLFDNIGEIASTASAAIRAGKVDALGSLMNHNHSLLQELGISSPALDSLVEAARSAGAQGAKLSGAGRGGSMIAMVTSETSSQVAESLLAAGAVRTITTEVPTT
- a CDS encoding deoxyguanosinetriphosphate triphosphohydrolase, which codes for MYFTRKELEKIEDLSLAPYGIRSKDSKGRCYPEEEPEYRTAFQRDRDRILHTTAFRRLEYKTQVFINYEGDYYRTRLTHTLEVSQIGRTIARALGANPELTEAICLAHDLGHPPFGHNGEATLARLMKDHGGFDHNRQSLRIVAKLEQRYQDFPGLNLTWEVREGIVKHESEYDIADAREYDADLRGHLEAQITNIADELSYTAHDLDDGLRSGMISTHMLEGITLWEILVESVGWRGQVLDDLARHRMIRNLIDMEVSDMIQATNSQLRESGVRSVIDLQSLSYNVVTFSEEMHQRNRQLKDFLYSNLYRHHRVVRMAVKAERIITDLFKAYLQEPAILPNHVQELTRERGLERTICDYIAGMTDRFAVEEYQKLFDPVMKP